In a single window of the Methanocaldococcus sp. genome:
- the cas1b gene encoding type I-B CRISPR-associated endonuclease Cas1b — MRKKSLTLLSDGYLFRRENTLYFENANGKKPLAVEGIYDIYIYGKVSISSQALHYLAQKGIALHFFNHYGYYDGSFYPRESLHSGDLVVKQAEHYLNHEKRLNLAKLFVIGGVKNMEKNLSKFGINVKFDEFLEELNYANKITEVMNIEGRIRSEYYKLWDETLPEEFKIIKRTRRPPQNEMNALISFLNSRLYPTIISELYNTQLTPTISYLHEPRERRFSLALDLSEIFKPIIADRIANRLVKQGIIQKKHFRDDLNGILLNDNGKKIVLKAFNGEMEKSVKHPTLKKNITKKRLIRLESYKLIKHLVRQKDYEPLISWF, encoded by the coding sequence TCTGATGGCTATCTTTTTAGGAGAGAAAATACACTTTATTTTGAAAATGCTAATGGAAAGAAACCTTTAGCAGTTGAAGGAATTTATGACATCTATATCTATGGAAAAGTAAGCATAAGTTCTCAAGCATTACATTATTTAGCACAAAAAGGCATTGCTTTGCATTTCTTTAACCATTATGGATATTATGATGGGAGTTTTTATCCGAGGGAGTCTCTCCATTCTGGAGATTTAGTTGTAAAACAGGCGGAGCATTATTTAAATCATGAAAAAAGATTAAATCTTGCAAAACTCTTTGTTATTGGTGGGGTAAAAAATATGGAAAAAAATCTGTCAAAATTTGGAATTAATGTTAAATTTGATGAATTCTTAGAGGAACTTAATTATGCAAATAAAATTACTGAGGTTATGAATATCGAAGGAAGAATTAGAAGTGAATACTATAAACTATGGGATGAGACTTTGCCAGAAGAATTTAAAATCATCAAAAGAACAAGAAGACCTCCTCAAAATGAGATGAACGCTTTAATAAGTTTTTTAAATTCTCGTTTATATCCAACAATAATAAGTGAACTTTACAACACTCAACTAACTCCAACGATAAGCTATTTGCATGAGCCAAGAGAGAGAAGGTTTTCCTTGGCGTTAGATTTAAGCGAAATTTTTAAACCAATAATTGCCGATAGAATAGCAAACAGATTAGTTAAGCAGGGTATTATTCAGAAAAAGCATTTTAGAGACGATTTAAACGGAATACTATTAAATGATAATGGTAAAAAGATAGTTCTAAAAGCATTTAATGGGGAGATGGAAAAGAGTGTTAAACATCCAACATTAAAAAAGAATATTACAAAAAAGAGATTGATAAGGTTGGAATCTTACAAGTTAATTAAGCATTTAGTTAGACAAAAAGATTATGAGCCATTGATATCTTGGTTTTAA